The stretch of DNA GGTTGGGCTGAGCGTGAGTGAGGCGGACTGGAGGCAGGGTAGATAGAGGATGCATGGACATCACTATCTCAGGGAGCAGAGAGAAGGGGAATGGAAATCCCAGAAGCGCCTGTTAAGGATCTtatgtttccaggttttggtaaAGGGAAATAGTTTTGAACTCTAATGTCGGTGTTTTGGCGCACAAGTCATAGCCAGAGCTGGCCAGCTGGCCTGACTTCCTGATTTCTCACTGAAACTACCTTTCAGCCCTCCCTGTCATGTGCTGCTGCAGACGCTCTTTGTGATGTTCTTATTCCACCAGCCAAGCCCAGCTCTTTCGTCCTGCTTGGTCTCAAAGTCAGCCTCTCTGTGGAGTCATctccattcctcctcctcttgCAGAGtttcctcctctcaccctcccctTCCCACCTCAGACATCCATAAGTTCCTCAGGCACAGTTTTGTCTCCATCCTGGCCACAGAAAAAGCATGAGTTATAAGCTTCTGCTCTGATGACATTTTATGAAGTCATAGAGAGGCACCTATTGGGACACCCCAGGCCAAACACCTGGTAGTACCAGGACTCAAGTCTCCCCATTTCTCAAGTATAAAGGTTGTATCGGAAGCCTTCTGAAGTTTTCTCCCAGCCCTCAAGTTTCTAGCTGTCACTGGTACTGTTTATGTTTGTCACGTGAACTAATCTATCAGAGGCCCTGCCCTTCTAGAGGATGTGTAAGTTCAGAGATGGGGCCCAGCTGCAGGCCACCACCCTGCTCCATCCAGAATGAAACAGGCCCAGTTGAGTGACATCAGCAAACCTTGTCTAGACTGTATGATGGGCTCTTATGACAACATAATgttgacattttttgttttaagggaaaaacaagttatttcataaacacatttctttttaaccTCACTTTACTGTGTCCCAACCTCAGTGTTGTTGGGACAACCCTAGTAGACTGGGGATCACTGGCCAGGAAGTTCAGGGTCAGTGCCAGTCATGTAGGCCTTGAATCAGGCCGCCTTGAGCATCAAACTTAATGTTCTCTGTGGTCTTGGCAAGACATCAGTAGACATGTTACTTATACTTtctgagcttgtttttctgcagCTCCAATTGGGCAGTAAGTTGCAAGGTTATTGTGAGGCTAAGTAAGATCCTATAACTTCTTCTATACATGGGAGGGGTCACTAATGATACCAGTTTCTCCTACCATAGAGTTGGGACATGTCATGTCTCCACTTGGGACCTGCCCTATTTCACATTCCAAGGTCTTCAGGGCATGCCTAGGAAAGATGGCAACTACTGAGCACCTTCCATCCAGGCACAGCCCTGGAGCCCATGCCTACGGCTGGACCCAGGGGAGTGTCCCAGCctgccctccccaaccccagcaaGCCAGACATGAGGACTCAGAGGCATTGCAGGTATTTGGGGGGAATCCAGAAGGTCTCCCAGAAACTGCAAGTGCTAGAAAGAGTAAGATAAAACTACTATGGGACAGCCCATGTTTAGCAAAAATAGAAAGGGGGCAGttgaatgagaagaaaatgagggATGGAATATTTGGAAGGAAGGGACTTGGAGTTTTATCAAGCcccaatattttacttattttgctatTAACTTATATCTTGTCATGTTCCAAAAAGAATTAGACATTGCAAACCAAGCACTAAGTGCAGGCCAGTTTGCGCCAGCCCAGCAACCTACAGCAGCTTGAAGGGAACAATTTGGTCCCATGTCCAATTCCTGTGGGAGTAACAGAATAAGGTGGTGAGTGTGGAGGACCATCCCAGCCCTCCCCTGACCTCTGTCAGCCGTCAGGGCCATGTGCCCAGCAGGCGGGGGCCCCCACGGCAGCTGCTCAGGCACGTGTCCCAGAGCCACTTGAAGCACCTCATAGGAGATGCTGAGCAGAAGCTGCAGGACTCCACTCTGGCACCCTCACATCCCCCCACCTATCAGTTCTGGCTAATCATTCTCCAGTTTCAGTGACTTGGCCTCCAGGAGTTGCCACTCTTTGGATGCTACCTAGGCTCCTGGAATCACTGTGGCTGCCTGTGCAGAAGGCCAGGGAACTGGAACTTTACATCTCCCTTCCCAGGGCGGCCGGAAGCCAAGAGGCCCTGAACACCCAGCTGCCTTGCTCGAGGCCACACTGCCCTGAGGAGTAAGCTCGCTCCAAAGCTCCCCACAGGATTGCTCCTAGCCTGCTTTTCTGCTTCACCCCACCCTTGCCCACGTCTCCTGGGAGCACTTCCCCCATACGTCCCTCGCACAGGAATCCTGGTGTCCAGAGTCCAGCCTAAGGCCCAAGACAGACACCAGGGCTGCTTCTTTCCTTGGACATCCCCTCTTAGAAAACCACTGTGGCTTTGCAGCCTCCTCTAAGACTGGGACCCGTGTCATCTGTAGGTCCCAACTGATGGGACTGCTATATATACACCTGTCTAAAATTGGACCCAGATTCTCTTTTAGAAATGCTGGTCAAGCAGCTTCAGGCACTCCATCGTAAGGCAATATAAATGAAGGGCATAAGGTAACAATTCGGGGTGGCTATTTGGGAACAGGGCTGCTGGGTGACCCTTCTACACACAAGCTAAGGAGAAGCAGGTGCAGAAGACCACATGGCCCATCCACTTCCTCATGAGTCCTTGGACCTCAGGAGAGACCCCTACTTATATTGAATCTCTTGCTCCATGAATTATCAGCAGTAAAAGATCTCTGACCAGGCAACCATAGATGCTCCTTTAAACATCCCAGGTACCTCCCAATCAATCAATGTCCCTGAGACTAGGGGACGAGGGGAAACCCCGAGAGGCCACTGTCTCTGTCTGGGGCCATGTCCATTCTCGACATCAGCCTAGGTTGGGTTTGCAGGAACCAGTGGTGGGACAGGCCCCTGGAAGGCATGGGAAAGTCTGGGTTTCTGGAGCCTGGACGGACACCAGAGAGTATGCAGATGGCCTAGGGGACTCCAGCGACCCTAAAAGAGGCTGAGTCCCCAGCAACCACCAGACGGTGTACTTACAGATGGGGAGTCAGTGAGATTTTGAAATGGGTGACATTAAGTTTTTCAAGATACCACTGTACCTTTAATTTATTAGCTTTCcataaaaacacataacataCACAATCTACAGTATAGAaagtataatttacaaaaatataaaatcttggTTATTTTTTAGTATTCCCACGTTACTATATGTGTTATTTCAATATGCATGTTTAAACAACCCACACTCAGCGTGACTATCTCTCTGGGGAATGGTGTCAACGccctccttttttgttgttttaaaataaaatatatatattaagaaaaagaaaccaacattGGTTACATGTGCATACCGTATGAATAAAAGCTCTGCAGTGAAATTTGAAAGGAAACACCCATTTACACCACGATTATCCTGTCTTCCAAAATGACTATGTGGCCCAAAGTGTTCTGAACTGAGCATTTAAACAGAGTTCTTTCCGTGGGCAGGGAGGGAGCGCTCTAAGCTTTGCATAGTCTTCTTGCTCAGTCATGAGATGATGATCACATCAGCCAATGTTGTGGACACGTTTTCTTTTCAAGCCTTCAGAACAGTGGGTATGAATGATGGGCCACTTTCAGGCCAGGGCTAATTCCCAGATTCCTTCAGGGACTCAGACTGGCATTTAAGGGGCTAGTCACTAGCAATGAAAGACCCCCAAATGATGCACTGGCGGACAGCTCTCTCTGGGCCCCAGTAATGTTGCCCATGAGCTCTGCTCTGTGCCTGCAGCTGCACCACAAGTTAAGTCCTGGCTGCAGAAGGCTCCGAGAAGGCGGCTCTGCTGGGCGTGGCTTCTTTCCACCCTGGAGTAGTCTCACCGGCAGGCACAGGTGTCCACGGACATGTTTGGGTACACCTTCAGAACCACATTCCGGTTCTCATCCAGGAAGAGGACCCCGAGGGAGTTCATCTTATCGGGAACACAGCAGGGCTCTGGGATGCCAGGGACTATGCCCACAGCCCTGACAATGCTCTGGATGGTGGCATGGTTGGATGGACGAACGATCTGCAAGGCAGGAAAGGAGTAGGGTTACCTCAGCTCTGCCcttacccatccacccacccatgcTGTCCTCACAGTCCCAGGCCACACTGCTCTGCTGTTGTTCCCCGGCTGAGGCCACAGAAGAGGCATCCACCTAGAGGAATGGATGAGATCCCAAGGCGGGGTACACGATTCCTCTAAAATCAGATGTATGCTGAGTGCCAGGCTGAGGTCTCCAAGAGGCCCCAGGCCTTCCTGCCCACTGGCTTTCCTGAGGCATGCTGTGTCCCCAACACGGCAGGGCCACATGGGGGCGCCTGAGTGTCACACATCCCCGCAGAGCACCAGGAAGCAGGCAGAAGCTGCCTAGAGGGAAAACACAGCGACATGCCAGCATGGCCCTGATCTTGCAGTCTGAGGAGGGCAAGCGTGCTTCCCATGAGGTCGTGCTCTTGTCACTGAAGGGAAAGCCTGGCATGTGCGTGGCAATGTGACAGGCTGGACACTCACATTTCCTAGGGGCTGCTCTCCCCTGCATCACCCCTTTTTTTGTCAGCTTAGCAATTTTATGGGGTGAGTATTCCCTGGACTTTACTGGGAAGACACCGAGGCTTAAAATGACTGAGTAACTTGATCAAGACCCCCAGTTAGAAAGTGAGCTGGCTTGGAAAACTGTGCCCACCTCTGACAAGATGAACCAACCAGGTCATCCACTTCAGTGCATCACCAGCCAAACAGAGATTTTTATATGTAGTGCAGTTGAGGAGGAAGCCCTCCTGTGTCGGGGTAGTGGGAGGGGAGCAGGGTAGGGACACCTGCATTTGCAACGTTCTGGCTGGTGTCCTGGAAGGTGGGGAGGCAGCAAGCCAGGTGATAAGCTAAGCACATGGCTGACCAGCTGCAAGCCTTCAGGGTTCCAGGCTTGCATCTGCCTGGGCCTTTGCTAGACCCTTTAAGCaggttctgtctctctgtcagGCACCTCCCTCCCTCTTGCACATGCACGGTTTTGAGGAGAAGCCACTTAATTCCCAAACACATTACTGCTGCCCCATGTCTGGGTCTGGACTTCCCCAGCTGACTGATTTATTTGGGTCTGGACTTCCCCAGCTGACTGATTTATTTAAGTTCAAATTGGATTTATGCActgactttcttttcttggagGGAAAGGCATGACGTGCCCTGGGCAGAGTCACTAATCAGGAAGAAACTATGTGCTGAGTGCCCAGGGCTGACATCACAGACAGCCAGGCTGCTGCAGGGCAGGCTGCAGGAACAGGGATGGACTCAGtcacagcccaggctggagcgaagGTGAGAATTGGAAAGCCTTAGGTTGGTGCAACAGACAGAACAGCCCAGTGCTGTGTGTCCTGCAGACCCTGTGCATAGTGAAGGCCTATTCCCTGTGGATTCCTGCCCTGAGCTGCAAGGAGGAGGGAGTCCACAGTGGGAGAGCCGCTGAGGCTTGCACTGTGCTGGTCACAGATCACCACACCCTGGGGTCCAGGCTGGGAACAGAAATGAGAGCCTTGGTGAGGATGGAGCTTCTGGGACCTGCCCTGTGTACAGGAAGCAGCATCTACTCAACCTCTGCAGATAGCTGCTATGTGGAGATGCGTTTCTAAAGACATGGATTCTCCTGCTTTTCAAAAGAATGTTCTGATTTTAAAGTCCCAACTCAACCAAGTCAATACTTCAAAAAACACAGCCAAACTCACACATATGTGGGCGGCAACTACCCTACGGGCTGCCATTTGGTGACGTATGTCTACCTATTTCCTGCCTGGAATAGACAGGAGGTACTGTTATTCCCATTTCgcagatggggaaacagaagtCCTGCAGGCTGAGGGGCTTGACGGTAGCGGCAGAGCTGAGCCTTAGAATCTGACAAAAGGCGGAAAAAACCCTACCTTAGGCATGGGGAACTCACATGCTCCCGCGCAGTAGTAGGCATCGAAAGATTTCGGTGAGATTATCCACTCATTCCAGCCGATGTCTGCGAAGTCCACCTTCAGGTACCTCCGGGAGCACACCCTCGGCTCGTCCCACTGCTTCCTCCGGGCCTTCTGCATCGTCTTCTCGTCGAAGTCCAGCACCTGCGAGGAGGCCATGAACACCTCCTGGCCCTTCTTCCTGCGGTCTTTGCGCCCTGGCCGGGGTTTCAGCGCCCGGAAGGGGCTGGGCCACAGCTGGTGCTTGTGGAAGTGCTGCGCGTGGGCGCGCGGCGGCCTCTCATCCAGCCCTGGCAGCTCGTTGTCCTGGAGGGGCCCGGTGGCCTGCGCGGCTCGGCGCACGCGGGGGTCCGCGGAGCTGTTGGGGGCTGCGTGGGTCTCGGGGTCTCCGGCAGGGAAGGGGTCGTATCTCTGCAGCGTCACCGCCACGCTATTGGGCTCCGAGATGGCCAGGTCGTTGGCGTACACTAGGATGTAGGGCGCATAGGGGCTGGGCCGGGGCACCCCCGGGTCCCTCTCCTCAGAATCCAGCTGGGCGGAGAGGAGCAGCTCGCCATCCCGGCGGGCCGCCTTGACGATGGGGGAGATGTCCTTGGCCTGCCACAGGCCGCGCGGCGGGGGCGACAGGGCCATGGCCCCGCGGAGTAGCCCCTGTGTGGCCGTGTTCTGCGAGAGGCTGCGGAAGAGCAGGTGCTGGCGTGCGGGCGGGCCCAGGGGCAGCGAGCGCCCTGAAGCGTTCTTGGCCCGCGGCTTGCATAGCACCTCGAGCGCTCGGGGCCACCGAGGAGGCTCTGAGTAGAAGTGGAAAGTGGCCATAAGGATCGTTTCCGAGTCCTGCATGGAAGTCAGGTTGAAGAAATACACGGCCTTCTGGTCGACCACTTCTGTGAGGGAAGGAGAGACCACAGGCTGTGAAGTTCTCACTCGTGCTCCTGAGGATCTCCCACCCAGGGCTGGAGGAGCAACGCCCACAGATCCACACTTTCAGGACCGTCCTCCTCCCACACTTTGCCTCCCTCATTTCGTGTAATCCTCACATTAAACTGATGAGGGCGCCCTTTGCAATCCTCAGTGCACAGGTGAGGAATTAAGGTTGAGATTGTCAATATCCCatagcaaacaacaacaaaaagaaggaacaacaaagaaacaggagCAGACAGGGAGGCACTCAGGCCTGCTGGACTCCAAAGCTCCTGTTCGCTCCCCTTGGCCTCTACTGTCTCTGCATGCACAAATGAACAAATGTCACTGACACCTTCCTTAAGTGCTCAGGATGGCTTGGGTTGGGTCCAAGCCCTGCATCAAGGCAGCCCCTCCTGTATTTGCACAGCCCTCTATTTATGCAATCAGTTTTTAAATGCAATCATTAAATACACATCACATTAAACCCAAACATTCTTccaaaagagatgaaataaacACTCATGCTTTTTGAGCACCTCCTAAGGGAAACTGGGATCAAAAATACAGCCATTGAGGCATCTGCTCTTTGTTCTGCCTGAGGACTTTTAAGAttgttttacaaagaaaagagcaaTATCAGGATTACACAAGGCAACTTGACTAAATCTCCAAGGTCCAGGTGAAGACCGGGAGGTCTCAACCATTACATTTGCAACTCGGTTCAAGAATGCTGTAGCTCAGCCTTCCCTGGGGCTGCCGGCCACTCCTTCCTATTTGTCTAGCGGAAGCAGGTGTTCCCCAGGGCACCAGAGCAGCATAGCCGCGTCAGCAGTCCCAGGAAGCTGCCCAACCTTGGCAGCAGCATGAGTATCGTGTCAGGTTTGAATTGTCTAAACATTATTATATACCAGTGAGCGTTCTCAAATGGCCAAGTCGGATATA from Papio anubis isolate 15944 chromosome 11, Panubis1.0, whole genome shotgun sequence encodes:
- the GDF10 gene encoding growth/differentiation factor 10, giving the protein MARVPTRTSQGPGPQLLPLLPLFLLLLRDAAGSHRAPAWSALPAATDGLQGDRDPQRAPGDAATTLGPGAQDMVAVHMHRLYEKYSRRGARPGGGNTVRSFRARLEVVDQKAVYFFNLTSMQDSETILMATFHFYSEPPRWPRALEVLCKPRAKNASGRSLPLGPPARQHLLFRSLSQNTATQGLLRGAMALSPPPRGLWQAKDISPIVKAARRDGELLLSAQLDSEERDPGVPRPSPYAPYILVYANDLAISEPNSVAVTLQRYDPFPAGDPETHAAPNSSADPRVRRAAQATGPLQDNELPGLDERPPRAHAQHFHKHQLWPSPFRALKPRPGRKDRRKKGQEVFMASSQVLDFDEKTMQKARRKQWDEPRVCSRRYLKVDFADIGWNEWIISPKSFDAYYCAGACEFPMPKIVRPSNHATIQSIVRAVGIVPGIPEPCCVPDKMNSLGVLFLDENRNVVLKVYPNMSVDTCACR